CGCGGCCAGCCGCCGGACGACCACCATGGCCGCCGGGACGCCGAGCGTGCCGGCGATCTCCCGCCGCGCCGGTGCGAGGGTGTCCGGCTCCCGGGTGGTGAAGACGACGATCGGTGTCCCGCCGGCGGTGGCCACCACGGCGACCTGCCCCACCGGCCCGCACCACTCCTCGACGTCGTCCAGGCTCACCCGACGGTCGAGCACCTTCGCGAACCGCGACGACCGGCCCGTCACGTAGAGGAAGCCATCATCGTCGAGCCTGCCGAGGTCACCGGTGTCCAGCGTGTCGACCTCCCGACCGCGCGCCAGGTCGGCGCGGCAGGTGGCGTAGCCGAGCATCACGTTGGGTCCGGTGTAGCGGATCGCCCCCTCGGACCGTCCCGGGCGGGTCGGCCGCACCGTCACCCGACCGCCGGGCAGCGGGGTGCCGACCGAGCCCGGCTTGTCCGCGAGGCGGTCCGCGGCGAGGCAGGTGATCCGGGAGGTCGCCTCGGTCTGGCCGTACATGCAGTGGAACGCCCCGCCGGTACGGTCGGCCCAGTCGACGGCGGCGCGGAGCAGGCGCTGCGGCAGTCGTCCGCCCGCCTGGGTGAGCACCCGCACCGACGGCGGCAACCGGTCGGCCCGTCCGCCCAGCACCGTCTCGTGGACCAGTGGGGTTCCGCCGACGGTGGTCACGGCGGCACGGTGCACGAGTTTCCAGAAGTCCACGCTCAACGGGCTCAGGTCGGTCACCACGACCGCCGATCCGGCCGCGAGATGGCTGGTCAGGATCGAGAGCCCGTAGCTGTAGCAGAGCGGCACGCCGGTCACGGCGCGCTGCGCGGCGGACAGGCCCAGCGCCCGGCCGATGCCGGTGGCGTTCGCCAGCACGGCGTCCGCGCCGATCCGCACCAGCTTCGGTGACCCGGTCGAGCCGGAGGTGGACAGCAGCAGTGCCAGGTCGGCCCCGACCCCGCCGGCCGGC
Above is a window of Micromonospora rifamycinica DNA encoding:
- a CDS encoding AMP-binding protein: MTEIRDLLLGGSDGDPALVSARRTISFGELRGRLDRTVEALRTLTGSGEKEVIFCFLQNSIELSLVYLGAISAGQAVALFPPDTPVHRKRLLVATYRPGMVFQRPGDPDSYLRESGYRAVGSAVPGGTGAAWVAPEPAGGVGADLALLLSTSGSTGSPKLVRIGADAVLANATGIGRALGLSAAQRAVTGVPLCYSYGLSILTSHLAAGSAVVVTDLSPLSVDFWKLVHRAAVTTVGGTPLVHETVLGGRADRLPPSVRVLTQAGGRLPQRLLRAAVDWADRTGGAFHCMYGQTEATSRITCLAADRLADKPGSVGTPLPGGRVTVRPTRPGRSEGAIRYTGPNVMLGYATCRADLARGREVDTLDTGDLGRLDDDGFLYVTGRSSRFAKVLDRRVSLDDVEEWCGPVGQVAVVATAGGTPIVVFTTREPDTLAPARREIAGTLGVPAAMVVVRRLAAMPRTAAGKLDYSALDQMVDAGSG